From Vallitalea longa, one genomic window encodes:
- a CDS encoding GNAT family N-acetyltransferase — MALDISLIKYRVAVTTDLQEIKKLAGEVVINNYTRFMGIDITKNYVDSGQSDKEIEDDIDNMVVAEHDGNILGIVVVIDDLLHLLMVKHSHQGLGIGSSLLELAEKRMFTKYDTITLQTFEGNIPTVEFYEKHGWIIVRKDYMDMIDGNMLKFEKYKKNDR, encoded by the coding sequence ATGGCATTAGATATTTCATTAATTAAGTATAGAGTGGCAGTTACTACAGATTTACAAGAGATAAAAAAACTTGCAGGGGAAGTAGTTATCAACAATTATACTCGTTTCATGGGGATAGATATCACTAAAAACTATGTTGACAGTGGACAATCTGACAAAGAAATAGAAGATGATATTGATAATATGGTAGTTGCTGAACATGATGGAAATATATTAGGAATAGTGGTTGTGATTGATGATTTATTACATCTTCTCATGGTAAAACATAGTCATCAAGGGCTTGGAATAGGGAGTTCATTACTTGAACTTGCGGAGAAAAGGATGTTTACAAAATATGATACTATAACACTCCAGACATTTGAAGGTAATATACCTACTGTAGAATTTTATGAAAAGCATGGATGGATTATAGTAAGAAAAGATTATATGGATATGATAGATGGAAATATGCTTAAGTTTGAAAAATATAAGAAGAATGATAGGTAG
- a CDS encoding sensor histidine kinase, with amino-acid sequence MKIPTFIKNKIWSIITHLFLITFISVMLSIFDVNKSIIIFICILIIITEIVILLIEYIPKRIYYNKLNKILNNLDKKFFIHELIDEPSFQEGIILHDVIYQAAKSMNDEIAKYKISQNEYKEYIETWIHEIKTPIFCIDLICENNKNKMTESISEEINKINYFVEQALYYARSTTLEKDYVISNTNLKETIKKLVKAHAKELIKYKAEIKFDNLDKNVYCDSKWTSFILGQIITNSIKYRKETLTITFSSIENPNNIILIIRDNGIGIPKKDIGRVFNKGFTGENGRIYAKSTGIGLYLCKNLCNKMGLSLEIESQVDKGTIVRIIFPKDKTILFES; translated from the coding sequence ATGAAAATACCTACATTCATCAAAAATAAAATATGGTCTATAATCACACATCTTTTTTTGATAACATTCATAAGTGTTATGCTTTCCATATTTGATGTCAATAAATCAATAATTATTTTCATATGCATACTAATAATTATTACAGAGATAGTAATTCTCTTAATAGAATATATACCCAAACGTATTTATTATAATAAACTTAATAAAATTCTAAATAATCTAGATAAAAAATTTTTCATTCACGAATTAATAGATGAACCCTCTTTCCAAGAGGGTATCATATTACATGACGTCATCTATCAAGCTGCTAAATCTATGAATGATGAAATAGCTAAATATAAGATATCACAAAATGAGTATAAAGAATATATCGAAACTTGGATACATGAAATAAAGACTCCTATCTTCTGTATTGATCTTATATGTGAAAATAACAAGAATAAAATGACTGAAAGTATATCAGAGGAAATCAATAAAATAAACTATTTCGTTGAACAGGCTCTATACTATGCTAGAAGTACGACACTAGAAAAAGATTACGTCATCTCTAATACCAACCTAAAAGAAACTATTAAAAAATTAGTAAAAGCTCACGCTAAAGAACTTATAAAATATAAAGCAGAAATTAAATTTGACAATTTAGATAAAAATGTTTACTGTGATTCTAAATGGACCTCTTTTATCTTAGGACAGATAATAACCAATAGTATAAAATATAGGAAAGAAACACTAACAATAACTTTTTCATCAATCGAAAACCCTAATAACATTATACTTATCATTCGTGATAATGGCATAGGGATTCCTAAGAAAGATATTGGAAGAGTTTTTAATAAAGGATTTACTGGTGAAAATGGAAGAATATATGCTAAATCAACTGGTATAGGATTGTATCTATGTAAAAATCTTTGCAATAAAATGGGACTTTCATTAGAAATAGAATCTCAAGTAGATAAAGGCACTATAGTGAGAATAATATTCCCAAAGGATAAGACAATTCTATTTGAGTCATAA
- a CDS encoding GNAT family N-acetyltransferase — MNLIFKEINGDNWEECIKLKVFKDQEEFVADNSYSILQSIYEKNLFPLAVYDGDTMVGFTMYEIDEEDNSMGMCRLMVDRKYQKKGYGRATVLKLLDFVKEKYGKTPFYTSFEPENIIADKLYESVGFVKTGEVFEGELAAKIDL, encoded by the coding sequence ATGAATCTAATATTTAAAGAGATCAATGGTGATAATTGGGAAGAATGTATTAAATTAAAGGTTTTCAAGGATCAAGAAGAATTTGTAGCAGATAATTCATATTCTATATTGCAGTCTATATATGAAAAGAATCTATTTCCTCTAGCTGTATACGATGGTGATACAATGGTTGGATTTACTATGTATGAAATAGATGAAGAAGACAATAGTATGGGAATGTGTAGATTAATGGTTGACAGGAAATATCAGAAAAAAGGATATGGAAGAGCCACAGTGTTAAAACTACTGGATTTTGTAAAAGAGAAATATGGAAAAACACCTTTTTACACTAGTTTTGAACCAGAAAATATAATAGCAGATAAACTATATGAAAGTGTAGGATTCGTAAAGACTGGTGAAGTCTTTGAAGGGGAGCTTGCTGCAAAGATTGATTTATAG
- a CDS encoding FtsX-like permease family protein: MFIKLSYKNASRSIKDYGIYFLTLVFGVCIFYMFNSIDAQKGIMALTQTENQAIKSLTSILDIISFFISIVLGFLIVYANGYLIKRRKKELGIYLTLGMEKRQISMILVFETIVLAIVALLVGLTIGILGSHIMSIFTAKMFEVNMASFKFIFSPNAALKSVIYFSVIFVVVTLFNTITVSKCRLIDLLYANKKNQELRLRNTSKSIFLFIISLICLASAYYLILTNGIINISTGFFLTLLLGILGTYLFFLSIASILTKTMMRTKKLYLKNLNMFVVRQISSMVNTNVISMTIVCITLLLAIGTLSSGVSMANFFSSDLTSKTPFDISFFYHDDFDIKEDKLSHDLEQYTDISKYTSSINIFSTYSDKNLSYEDIIIDKTIQLTGYFYRYPVDIISLSDYNKNAESQGHKTLSLSNDEFAVINTWDKLDNNFKLIENNNITIDINKKDLYLSKIIKTQMYSNDRVVLSPTLIVNDSLVKNMIKTQITLNANFNNKEDENNFLSQYRNSPHRYPYFSKDNIYTQAVEGKTISAFLAIYLGFVFLITCAAILSIQQLSQSSDNKYRYELLKNLGTDENMLNRTLFYQILIYFLMPLSLAIVHSIVGLTAVNAFIIEFSNVNIIRNIVISALFLIIIYGSYFVATYIGSKNVIRSKKMI; this comes from the coding sequence ATGTTTATTAAGCTCTCATATAAAAATGCATCCCGGAGTATAAAAGATTATGGTATCTATTTCCTGACTCTAGTATTCGGGGTATGTATATTCTATATGTTTAATTCTATAGATGCCCAAAAAGGAATAATGGCTCTTACTCAAACTGAGAATCAAGCAATAAAATCCTTGACATCAATATTAGATATCATATCTTTTTTTATTTCTATAGTATTAGGTTTTCTGATTGTTTATGCTAATGGATATCTTATAAAAAGGCGTAAAAAAGAATTAGGAATCTACCTGACTCTCGGAATGGAGAAACGTCAAATATCAATGATACTTGTATTTGAAACTATTGTACTGGCAATAGTTGCATTATTGGTAGGTCTGACTATTGGAATATTAGGCTCTCATATAATGTCAATATTTACAGCAAAAATGTTTGAAGTCAATATGGCTTCTTTCAAGTTCATATTTTCACCTAATGCTGCTCTTAAGAGTGTTATCTATTTTTCTGTAATATTTGTTGTAGTAACATTGTTTAATACTATTACCGTATCCAAATGTAGATTAATTGATTTATTATATGCCAATAAAAAGAATCAAGAATTAAGATTGAGGAATACTTCAAAATCAATATTTTTATTTATCATATCACTCATATGTCTTGCATCTGCTTACTACTTAATTCTTACAAACGGTATTATCAATATATCAACTGGATTCTTTTTAACATTACTATTAGGTATACTCGGAACATATTTGTTTTTCTTATCAATAGCATCTATATTAACTAAAACAATGATGAGAACTAAAAAACTGTATCTCAAAAACCTTAATATGTTTGTTGTCCGTCAGATAAGCAGTATGGTAAACACTAACGTAATTTCAATGACAATCGTTTGTATCACTTTATTGCTAGCAATCGGTACTCTTTCATCAGGAGTTAGTATGGCTAATTTTTTTTCATCAGACCTTACAAGTAAAACTCCTTTTGATATATCATTTTTCTATCATGATGATTTTGACATTAAAGAAGATAAATTAAGTCACGATCTAGAACAGTATACTGATATAAGCAAATATACTTCATCAATTAATATTTTTTCTACTTACAGTGATAAGAATCTATCATACGAAGATATAATAATAGATAAAACCATTCAGTTAACAGGATATTTCTATAGATACCCTGTAGATATAATTTCATTAAGCGATTATAATAAAAACGCTGAATCACAAGGTCATAAAACATTAAGTTTATCAAATGATGAATTTGCAGTTATTAATACATGGGATAAATTAGATAACAATTTTAAATTGATCGAAAATAACAATATCACTATAGATATAAATAAAAAAGATTTATACTTAAGCAAGATTATTAAAACTCAAATGTACAGCAATGATAGAGTTGTACTATCACCCACTTTAATTGTTAATGATAGTTTAGTAAAAAATATGATAAAAACCCAAATAACACTTAATGCTAATTTTAATAATAAAGAGGATGAAAACAACTTTTTGTCACAATACAGAAATTCACCTCACAGATATCCTTATTTTTCTAAGGATAATATATATACACAAGCTGTAGAAGGTAAAACAATTTCTGCATTTCTTGCAATTTATCTGGGATTTGTATTTCTAATAACTTGTGCAGCCATATTATCTATACAGCAATTATCACAATCAAGCGATAATAAATATAGATATGAGTTGTTAAAGAACTTAGGTACAGATGAAAACATGCTTAATAGAACATTGTTCTATCAGATATTAATATATTTCTTAATGCCTCTATCATTAGCTATCGTTCATTCCATTGTTGGACTTACAGCAGTCAATGCATTTATTATTGAATTCAGCAATGTAAATATTATTAGAAATATCGTAATCTCAGCATTATTCCTTATAATAATATACGGATCTTATTTTGTAGCAACATATATAGGAAGTAAAAATGTTATAAGAAGCAAGAAAATGATATGA
- a CDS encoding response regulator transcription factor, giving the protein MYRILIIEDDIKIRQELCKLLGNYGYEPKYIKDFRNILEECLDLKADLILLDINLPYYDGFYICREIRKQSDVPIIVVTSRNTDMDELMSLNLGADDFINKPYNSNILIAHITAILKRTTVKNNTQTLHHKDLILNISNSTAIYKNSKTELTKNELNILSLLIRNKETIVSRDEIINELWQSDEFIDDNTLTVNVNRLRKKLEIIGLTNFIETKRGQGYII; this is encoded by the coding sequence ATGTATAGAATATTAATAATTGAAGACGATATTAAAATTAGACAGGAACTGTGCAAGTTATTAGGAAATTATGGTTATGAACCTAAGTACATTAAAGATTTTAGAAATATACTTGAAGAATGTCTTGACTTAAAAGCTGACTTGATCCTTCTTGATATCAATCTCCCTTATTATGACGGATTTTACATTTGTAGAGAAATAAGGAAACAATCTGATGTACCAATTATAGTTGTCACCAGTCGAAATACAGATATGGATGAGCTTATGTCACTTAATCTAGGCGCAGATGATTTTATCAATAAACCATATAATTCAAATATACTTATAGCTCATATAACTGCTATTCTTAAAAGGACAACTGTAAAGAATAATACTCAAACCCTACATCACAAGGATTTGATACTTAATATTTCTAATAGTACTGCTATCTATAAGAATAGCAAAACAGAATTAACCAAAAATGAATTAAATATATTATCCTTATTAATTAGAAATAAAGAAACCATAGTAAGCAGAGATGAAATAATAAATGAATTATGGCAATCAGATGAATTTATAGATGATAACACTTTAACTGTCAATGTTAATAGATTAAGGAAAAAGCTCGAAATCATAGGATTAACAAATTTCATTGAAACCAAGAGAGGTCAAGGTTATATAATATGA
- a CDS encoding permease — MKNLKRYAFAFIVVVIIILLLIFSREIGLKAVNITGSNLKEMLLVIPPVFVLLGLLDVWVPKETMMKYMGDKSGIKGIVLAIILGSAAAGPLYGAFPVAAVFMKKGVKFSNILIFIGAWSTTKIPMFLFELSALGAKFAVTRLLIDIPGIIIIAYILNLVINKDEIKKIYDRAESM, encoded by the coding sequence ATGAAGAATTTAAAGAGATATGCTTTTGCATTCATTGTTGTTGTTATAATCATATTATTATTAATATTTTCCAGAGAAATAGGACTTAAGGCTGTTAATATTACTGGTAGTAATCTAAAAGAAATGCTACTTGTCATACCTCCTGTATTTGTTCTATTGGGATTACTTGATGTATGGGTTCCAAAAGAAACTATGATGAAATATATGGGAGATAAATCAGGCATAAAAGGGATAGTTCTAGCTATTATACTTGGTTCGGCAGCAGCAGGACCTCTATATGGTGCATTTCCTGTTGCAGCTGTATTCATGAAAAAAGGTGTTAAGTTTAGCAATATACTTATATTCATAGGGGCATGGTCTACCACTAAGATACCTATGTTTTTATTTGAACTATCAGCACTTGGTGCTAAATTTGCTGTTACAAGATTACTTATTGATATACCTGGAATAATAATTATTGCATATATACTTAACTTGGTAATCAATAAAGATGAGATTAAAAAAATATATGATAGAGCTGAATCAATGTGA
- a CDS encoding ImmA/IrrE family metallo-endopeptidase translates to MFKKIGSNNLDEVINMNIIISNEIDIFALDITRRHNKSGLSSHEKLSFDILNRNNLIQTVFDDKHFGGVIITKDKLKIPIINTAQPRVYQYFVAWHEIYHLFYDEEQMDYNHNINIDLNYNERKADYFAACMMLGNIYEYFFSIEDENFIDKIIKCMNAYKAPYKAVLIQLYQDSKIKYNNIKLQKSILEHFDLDLNLIEEFERLELDVELVKPSYVINFGGLDKIIERQIEENPDETYHKDNLVFLKKLREKAQKIKEEITNDN, encoded by the coding sequence ATGTTTAAGAAAATAGGTTCTAATAATCTAGATGAAGTAATTAATATGAATATAATTATTTCTAATGAAATAGATATCTTTGCTTTAGATATTACTAGAAGACATAATAAATCGGGATTATCAAGTCATGAAAAGTTATCCTTTGATATATTAAATAGGAATAATTTAATACAGACAGTTTTTGATGATAAACATTTTGGTGGAGTAATAATTACAAAAGATAAGTTGAAAATCCCAATTATTAATACTGCTCAACCTAGAGTATATCAATATTTTGTAGCGTGGCATGAAATATATCACTTATTCTACGATGAAGAACAAATGGATTATAATCACAATATAAATATTGATCTGAACTATAACGAAAGAAAAGCAGATTATTTTGCTGCTTGTATGATGTTAGGTAATATTTATGAATATTTTTTTTCAATAGAGGATGAAAATTTTATAGATAAGATAATTAAATGTATGAATGCATATAAAGCACCTTATAAAGCAGTTCTGATACAACTGTATCAAGATAGTAAAATAAAATATAATAATATTAAATTGCAAAAAAGTATTTTAGAACATTTCGATTTGGATTTAAATTTAATTGAAGAGTTTGAAAGACTTGAATTAGATGTTGAATTAGTTAAACCATCATATGTTATTAATTTCGGAGGATTAGATAAAATAATAGAAAGACAAATAGAAGAAAATCCAGATGAAACATACCATAAAGATAATTTAGTATTCCTAAAAAAATTAAGAGAAAAAGCACAAAAGATTAAAGAGGAAATTACAAATGATAACTGA
- a CDS encoding permease — protein sequence MSSYIMYIVTIVLLIISYRNDKKKTKKALKKAWKSFNNILPEFLGIILFVGILLAVFDADFISKIIGSSSGWLGVVVSAVIGAVTLIPGFVAFPTAAMLLDSGAGYMQIGAFISALMMVGVITAPVEMKYFGKRLTIIRNILSFLFCFVVAYIIGKVVISL from the coding sequence ATGTCCAGTTATATAATGTATATTGTAACTATTGTCTTGTTGATTATATCTTATAGAAATGACAAAAAGAAAACTAAAAAAGCACTGAAAAAAGCATGGAAGTCGTTCAATAATATATTGCCTGAGTTTCTAGGGATAATATTATTTGTTGGGATACTGTTGGCGGTTTTTGACGCTGATTTCATATCTAAGATAATAGGTTCTAGTTCTGGATGGCTGGGAGTAGTTGTATCAGCTGTTATAGGAGCTGTCACCTTAATTCCTGGATTCGTAGCTTTCCCTACTGCTGCTATGTTATTGGATAGTGGAGCAGGATATATGCAAATAGGAGCTTTTATATCTGCTCTTATGATGGTTGGAGTAATTACTGCGCCTGTTGAAATGAAATATTTTGGTAAGAGACTTACTATAATAAGAAATATATTATCATTTTTATTCTGTTTCGTAGTCGCATATATAATAGGAAAGGTGGTTATTTCCCTATGA
- a CDS encoding ABC transporter ATP-binding protein — translation MRTILRVENIEKYYGNKGNVTHAINNISFEVQEGEYIGIMGASGSGKTTLLNCISTIDTVTSGKIFIEDKDITTLNSKQVSTFRRKNLGFIFQDFNLLDTLTGYENIAIALTIMKENPKKINGMIKDISNKLSITEILNKYPYQMSGGQKQRVASARAIVTNPSLVLADEPTGSLDSKSSKMLLDSLDKLNNELNTTILMVTHDVFTASYCNRILFIKDGKIFNEIIKGDDSRKDFFDRIIEIISLLGGDTDNVY, via the coding sequence GTGAGAACAATCCTAAGAGTTGAAAATATAGAAAAATACTACGGAAATAAAGGTAATGTGACTCATGCTATCAACAATATAAGTTTTGAAGTACAAGAAGGAGAATACATCGGTATAATGGGAGCATCAGGAAGTGGTAAAACTACTCTTCTTAATTGTATATCAACAATAGATACTGTCACTTCCGGTAAAATATTTATAGAGGATAAAGATATCACAACACTCAATTCAAAACAAGTATCTACGTTCAGACGTAAGAATCTAGGATTCATATTTCAGGATTTCAACCTTCTTGATACACTTACTGGATATGAAAATATTGCAATAGCTTTAACAATAATGAAAGAAAATCCTAAAAAGATTAATGGCATGATTAAAGATATTTCCAACAAATTAAGTATTACAGAAATACTTAATAAATATCCTTATCAGATGTCAGGAGGACAGAAACAACGAGTAGCTAGTGCAAGAGCTATAGTTACCAACCCTTCCTTAGTTCTAGCTGATGAACCTACAGGTTCACTTGACAGTAAATCTTCAAAAATGTTGCTAGACAGTCTTGATAAGTTGAATAATGAGTTAAATACTACTATCCTTATGGTGACACATGATGTCTTTACTGCCAGTTATTGTAATAGAATTCTATTTATAAAAGATGGTAAGATATTCAATGAAATAATTAAAGGTGATGATTCCAGAAAAGACTTTTTTGATAGGATTATCGAGATCATATCCTTACTTGGAGGCGATACTGACAATGTTTATTAA
- a CDS encoding Fic family protein — MNYIKVVQAAKKWGLTPRRVRVLCSENKIKGVKKDGNIYLIPENSPRPVDGRILRCKIIDSAFVPEFHHLESLKKELDSKRPLTAGEIERLRNDFLINFTYNSNAIEGNTLTIKETAMVLEGLTIDKKPLKDHLEAVGHRDAFLFIEDLAKKGVPINEKTIKDIHSLVLMNKPEDKGVFRRIPVTIMGAYTNPVQPYMIEPKITELILNNEQRIKSMYIVERIARFHLEFEGIHPFIDGNGRTGRLILNLDLIQNGFPPINIKFSDRKRYYEAFDSFYRDEDASVMINLISEYLEERLNEYLNIL, encoded by the coding sequence ATGAATTATATAAAAGTTGTACAAGCTGCTAAAAAATGGGGACTTACACCTCGTAGAGTAAGAGTTTTGTGCTCAGAAAACAAGATAAAAGGAGTAAAGAAAGATGGGAACATATATCTAATTCCTGAAAACTCTCCAAGACCTGTAGATGGAAGAATTCTTAGATGTAAAATTATTGACAGTGCTTTTGTTCCGGAATTCCACCATTTAGAATCATTAAAAAAAGAATTAGACAGCAAGAGACCTTTGACAGCTGGAGAAATTGAGAGACTTAGGAATGATTTCCTAATAAATTTCACATACAATTCTAATGCCATTGAAGGAAACACATTAACAATAAAAGAAACCGCTATGGTACTAGAAGGATTAACTATTGACAAGAAACCATTAAAAGATCACTTGGAAGCTGTGGGTCACCGTGATGCTTTCTTATTTATTGAAGACTTGGCTAAGAAAGGTGTTCCTATTAACGAAAAAACTATTAAAGATATACATTCATTAGTTTTAATGAATAAACCCGAAGATAAAGGAGTTTTTAGACGAATACCTGTTACAATCATGGGAGCATATACTAATCCTGTCCAACCATACATGATTGAACCTAAGATAACTGAGCTTATATTAAATAATGAACAACGAATAAAATCTATGTATATAGTTGAACGTATTGCAAGATTTCACTTGGAATTTGAGGGTATTCATCCTTTTATTGACGGCAATGGAAGAACTGGTAGATTGATTCTTAATTTGGATTTGATACAGAACGGATTTCCACCAATCAATATTAAATTTTCAGATAGAAAAAGATATTACGAAGCTTTTGATAGTTTTTATCGTGATGAAGACGCAAGTGTTATGATTAACCTTATATCTGAATATCTGGAAGAACGGTTAAATGAATATCTTAATATTTTATGA
- a CDS encoding GNAT family N-acetyltransferase: MMIRIVGLLIISKKKSEICFLAVHPNYRKKGIASELLKFSFQLFNPQSTITVTTYREDDSKGIAPRRLYKSLGFIEDELTMEYGYPTQRFIKHLMKQ; the protein is encoded by the coding sequence ATGATGATAAGGATAGTAGGACTGCTTATTATCAGTAAGAAGAAATCTGAAATATGTTTCTTGGCTGTACACCCAAACTATAGGAAAAAAGGTATAGCTTCAGAATTATTAAAATTCTCTTTCCAACTATTTAATCCACAATCTACCATTACAGTAACCACATACAGAGAAGATGACTCCAAAGGTATAGCTCCTCGCAGATTATATAAAAGTCTAGGATTCATAGAAGATGAATTAACAATGGAATATGGATATCCTACACAGAGATTTATAAAGCATTTAATGAAACAATAA
- a CDS encoding helix-turn-helix domain-containing protein: protein MYDRIKSLREDNDFTQKEIAKILNCSQTGYGKYELGQRDIPTHILIKLALHYKTSIDYILGLTDVKKPYSRS from the coding sequence ATGTATGATAGAATAAAAAGTTTAAGAGAGGATAATGATTTTACTCAAAAGGAAATTGCAAAAATATTAAATTGTAGCCAAACAGGATATGGAAAATACGAGCTAGGGCAAAGAGATATACCTACTCATATATTAATTAAACTTGCTCTACATTATAAAACTAGTATAGACTATATTTTAGGGTTAACGGATGTTAAGAAACCGTATTCACGTTCTTGA
- a CDS encoding helix-turn-helix domain-containing protein, whose product MDINTLFIERKQMGKNILQYIKKKGFTKSTFSTLVDISRPTLNRLINGEINSITTFETHIRKIIANQKITIDDLIESEYTKTNNLQYSFSNHAPEDYEMNNNSKEMVGIIEDIISLYEIYS is encoded by the coding sequence ATGGATATTAACACATTATTTATTGAAAGAAAGCAAATGGGAAAAAATATTTTACAGTATATCAAGAAGAAAGGTTTTACTAAATCAACTTTTTCAACATTAGTTGACATATCACGACCTACACTAAATAGGCTGATAAATGGTGAAATTAATAGTATTACAACTTTTGAGACACACATAAGAAAAATTATTGCAAACCAAAAAATCACAATAGATGATTTAATAGAAAGTGAATATACTAAAACAAATAATCTACAATATTCATTTTCTAACCATGCACCAGAAGATTATGAGATGAACAATAATTCAAAAGAAATGGTAGGAATAATTGAAGATATTATTAGTTTGTATGAAATATATTCTTAG